In Ancalomicrobiaceae bacterium S20, the following proteins share a genomic window:
- the der gene encoding ribosome biogenesis GTPase Der: protein MPATVAIVGRPNVGKSTLFNRLVGKRLALVDDTPGVTRDRREGDARLGDLRFTIVDTAGLEEADADSLTGRMRAQTEEAIRAADVVLFVVDSRSGLTPLDKTFGELLRRTGQNVVLVANKSEGTAGMAGAYEAYEMGFGDPVAVSAEHGEGMASLYEALEPYCTEPEVDVDLGEEVADGDEGEIDTSKPLRICIVGRPNAGKSTMINRIIGEDRLLTGPEAGITRDSISVDWDWHGRPVKLFDTAGLRRKSRVQDKLEKLSVADALRAIRFAEVVVVMLDATIPFEKQDLQIVDLVVREGRAVVIALNKWDLIEDRGKAWKDMRETCERLLPQVRGVPLVRLSGLMGDGLDDLMKAVTKVHQTWNRRVSTSQLNRWLENIIERHPPPAVAGRRIKIRYMTQAKSRPPHFIVFTSRPDAVPESYTRYLVNNLRESFELDGIPLRLSLRGSDNPFDKDKD, encoded by the coding sequence ATGCCCGCCACCGTCGCGATCGTCGGTCGACCCAATGTCGGCAAGTCGACGCTCTTCAACCGCCTCGTCGGCAAGCGGCTCGCGCTGGTGGACGATACGCCCGGCGTGACCCGTGACCGTCGCGAGGGCGACGCGCGCCTCGGCGACCTGCGCTTCACCATCGTCGACACAGCCGGCCTCGAGGAGGCCGACGCCGACAGCCTGACCGGCCGCATGCGCGCCCAGACCGAGGAGGCGATCCGCGCCGCCGACGTCGTGCTGTTCGTGGTCGACAGCCGCTCCGGCCTGACGCCGCTCGACAAGACCTTCGGCGAGCTCCTGCGCCGCACGGGCCAGAACGTCGTGCTGGTCGCCAATAAGAGCGAGGGCACGGCCGGCATGGCCGGCGCCTACGAGGCCTACGAGATGGGCTTCGGCGACCCGGTCGCGGTCTCTGCCGAGCACGGCGAGGGCATGGCCTCGCTCTACGAGGCGCTGGAGCCCTATTGCACCGAGCCCGAGGTCGATGTCGATCTCGGCGAGGAGGTCGCGGACGGCGATGAGGGTGAGATCGACACCTCGAAGCCGCTGCGCATCTGCATCGTCGGCCGGCCGAACGCCGGCAAGTCGACGATGATCAACCGCATCATCGGCGAGGACCGCCTGTTGACCGGCCCGGAGGCCGGCATCACACGCGACAGCATCTCGGTCGACTGGGACTGGCACGGCCGGCCGGTGAAGCTGTTCGACACGGCCGGCCTGCGTCGCAAGTCGCGCGTGCAGGACAAGCTCGAGAAGCTCTCGGTCGCCGACGCGCTGCGCGCGATCCGCTTCGCCGAGGTGGTCGTGGTCATGCTCGACGCGACGATCCCGTTCGAGAAGCAGGATCTTCAAATCGTCGATCTGGTCGTGCGCGAGGGCCGCGCGGTCGTGATCGCGCTCAACAAGTGGGATCTGATCGAGGATCGCGGCAAGGCCTGGAAGGACATGCGCGAGACCTGCGAGCGCCTGCTGCCGCAGGTCCGCGGCGTGCCGCTGGTGCGCCTCTCCGGCCTGATGGGCGACGGGCTCGACGATCTGATGAAGGCAGTCACCAAGGTCCACCAGACCTGGAACCGCCGCGTCTCGACCTCCCAGCTCAACCGCTGGCTCGAGAACATCATCGAGCGCCATCCGCCGCCGGCCGTCGCCGGCCGCCGGATCAAGATCCGCTACATGACGCAGGCGAAGTCGCGGCCGCCGCACTTCATCGTGTTCACCTCGCGCCCCGACGCGGTGCCGGAGAGCTACACGCGCTATCTGGTCAACAATCTGCGCGAGAGCTTCGAACTCGACGGCATCCCGCTGCGCCTCAGCCTGCGCGGCAGCGACAACCCGTTCGACAAGGACAAGGACTGA
- the alr gene encoding alanine racemase, protein MQDPLPTIDSRFGARLTIDLAALAANWLDLAGRVAPAECAAVVKADAYGTRLERAVDALARVGARTFFVAHATEGLRVRGRAPAARVFVLNGLPPGFAADFAENDLAPVLGSVPEIEDWADAARMLGRPLACALHVDTGLNRLGLSLAEAAEIAADTRLTSALDVRVLITHLACADEPDHPATARQAERFAEARALFPQARFPGLAASIANSAGIFRDQALHADLVRPGAALYGGAVSTGEPSPMRPVVELEARVIQVRDVAAGDSVGYGAAEHVARPSRVAILSAGYADGYHRLASSSDDRPGGHVAFDGRRAPIVGRLSMDLMAVDVTDMPAVARGTPATLIGPGAALADIARAMGTIDYEVLTSLGRRYERVWREA, encoded by the coding sequence ATGCAAGATCCGCTGCCCACGATCGACTCGCGCTTCGGCGCCCGGCTCACCATCGACCTCGCGGCCCTGGCGGCGAATTGGCTCGATCTCGCGGGCCGGGTCGCTCCGGCCGAATGCGCCGCCGTGGTCAAGGCCGATGCCTATGGCACCAGGCTCGAACGGGCGGTCGACGCGCTCGCCCGCGTCGGCGCGAGGACCTTCTTCGTCGCGCACGCGACGGAGGGACTGCGCGTTCGTGGCCGCGCTCCGGCCGCGCGCGTCTTCGTGCTCAACGGCCTGCCGCCCGGCTTCGCTGCCGATTTCGCCGAGAACGATCTCGCGCCGGTGCTCGGCTCGGTGCCGGAAATCGAGGACTGGGCCGACGCCGCACGGATGCTCGGCCGGCCACTCGCCTGCGCGCTGCATGTCGACACGGGCCTGAACCGGCTCGGCCTGTCGCTTGCCGAGGCGGCCGAGATCGCCGCCGACACACGGCTCACGTCCGCACTCGACGTCCGCGTCCTGATCACCCATCTCGCCTGCGCCGACGAACCCGACCATCCGGCGACCGCCCGTCAGGCCGAACGTTTCGCCGAGGCCCGTGCCCTGTTTCCACAGGCGCGGTTTCCGGGCCTCGCCGCCTCGATCGCCAACTCGGCCGGGATCTTTCGGGACCAGGCGCTGCACGCCGATTTGGTCCGCCCCGGCGCGGCGCTCTACGGCGGCGCGGTCAGCACCGGCGAACCGAGCCCGATGCGACCGGTCGTCGAACTCGAGGCACGCGTGATCCAGGTCCGCGATGTGGCGGCGGGCGACAGCGTCGGCTATGGCGCCGCCGAGCACGTCGCCCGGCCCTCGCGCGTCGCGATCCTGTCGGCCGGCTACGCCGACGGCTACCACCGCCTCGCCTCCTCCTCCGATGACCGCCCCGGCGGCCATGTCGCGTTCGACGGCCGGCGCGCACCGATCGTCGGCCGCCTGTCGATGGACCTCATGGCCGTCGACGTGACCGACATGCCTGCGGTCGCGCGTGGCACGCCTGCGACGCTGATCGGCCCCGGCGCCGCGCTCGCCGACATCGCCCGCGCCATGGGCACCATCGACTACGAAGTCCTGACCAGCCTCGGCCGCCGCTACGAGCGGGTCTGGCGCGAGGCTTGA
- the purF gene encoding amidophosphoribosyltransferase: MTDANGHHETDFGGLPFDDDRLHEECGVFGVFGHPEAAALTALGLHALQHRGQEAAGIVTFDGQQFHVERHIGLVGDNFSKPAVIQRLKGARGIGHTRYATTGGQVLRNVQPMFAEFHGGGFSIAHNGNLTNALTLQRQLQRRGSIFQSTSDTETVIHLIATSEKGDLVERFIDALQQIEGAYAFVALSGKKMIGVRDPLGVRPLVLGDVDGAFVLASETCALDIIGGRAIREIEPGEMVVITEDGIQSLRPLAQERSRFCIFEYVYFARPDSLVGTTSIYGVRKRIGAELARESPVPADVVIPVPDSGTPAAMGFAEASGLPFDLGIIRNHYVGRTFIQPTDSIRHMGVKLKHNPNKAVIEGKRVVLVDDSIVRGTTSQKIVQMVRDAGAAEVHMRIASPPTTDPCFYGVDTPEKSKLIASRMSLAELAAYINVDSLAFLSIDGLYRAVGEAKRNGEAPQFCDACFTGEYPTKLTDRGQTNIRPLDVFSEAS; the protein is encoded by the coding sequence ATGACGGACGCGAACGGGCACCACGAGACGGATTTCGGCGGATTGCCCTTCGACGACGATCGTCTCCATGAGGAATGCGGCGTCTTCGGCGTGTTCGGTCACCCGGAGGCGGCGGCGCTGACCGCGCTCGGCCTGCACGCGCTCCAGCATCGCGGCCAGGAGGCCGCGGGCATCGTCACCTTCGACGGCCAGCAGTTCCACGTCGAGCGCCATATCGGCCTCGTCGGCGACAACTTCTCCAAGCCCGCCGTGATCCAGCGCCTGAAGGGCGCGCGCGGCATCGGCCACACGCGCTACGCCACGACCGGCGGTCAGGTGCTGCGCAACGTCCAGCCGATGTTCGCCGAGTTCCACGGCGGCGGCTTCTCGATCGCCCACAACGGCAACCTCACCAACGCCCTCACGCTGCAGCGGCAGCTGCAGCGGCGCGGCTCGATCTTCCAGTCGACCTCCGATACCGAGACCGTGATCCACCTGATCGCGACCTCCGAGAAGGGCGATCTGGTCGAGCGCTTCATCGACGCCCTGCAGCAGATCGAGGGCGCCTACGCCTTCGTCGCCCTGTCGGGCAAGAAAATGATCGGCGTGCGCGATCCGCTCGGCGTGCGTCCGCTGGTGCTCGGCGACGTCGACGGTGCCTTCGTGCTGGCGTCGGAGACCTGTGCGCTCGACATCATCGGCGGCCGCGCGATCCGCGAGATCGAGCCGGGCGAAATGGTGGTGATCACCGAGGACGGCATCCAGTCGCTGCGCCCGCTCGCACAGGAGCGGTCGCGCTTCTGCATCTTCGAATATGTCTACTTCGCGCGACCGGACAGCCTGGTCGGCACGACGTCGATCTACGGCGTGCGCAAGCGCATCGGCGCGGAACTGGCGCGCGAGTCGCCCGTGCCGGCCGACGTGGTCATTCCGGTGCCGGATTCGGGCACCCCGGCGGCGATGGGCTTCGCCGAGGCGTCCGGCCTGCCGTTCGATCTCGGCATCATCCGCAACCACTATGTCGGCCGGACCTTCATCCAGCCGACGGATTCGATCCGCCACATGGGCGTCAAGCTCAAGCACAATCCGAACAAGGCGGTGATCGAGGGCAAGCGCGTCGTGCTGGTCGACGATTCGATCGTGCGCGGCACGACCTCGCAGAAGATCGTGCAGATGGTGCGCGACGCCGGCGCGGCCGAGGTGCACATGCGCATCGCCTCGCCGCCGACGACGGACCCGTGCTTCTACGGCGTCGACACGCCGGAGAAGTCGAAGCTGATCGCCTCGCGCATGTCGCTCGCCGAGCTCGCGGCCTACATCAACGTCGACAGTCTGGCGTTCCTGTCGATCGACGGCCTCTATCGCGCCGTCGGCGAGGCCAAGCGCAATGGCGAGGCGCCGCAGTTCTGCGACGCCTGCTTCACCGGCGAATACCCGACCAAGCTGACCGATCGCGGCCAGACCAACATCCGCCCGCTCGACGTGTTCTCCGAAGCGAGCTGA
- a CDS encoding cytochrome P450 has product MLEACPRPLGGRDGLLGAPRRICLAKPCRIWRSRHERPVLSRGPAAEPPIPARVEPIRLPASIATLFRTVARNPLASIPEQAYREPFVRVPLLGRETFHLCDPDLVRAVLLDGSDRFVKSEAAQRALVPAVGRAVLTAEGERWRWQRRALAPMFRPERILDFVPVMVARAEATRRRWLALATDPTAITDAAEDMMLTTFDIVLDALFSGPDGIDVPAFAADITAAMEGRAGSSPIPCSAYPNGRPIRASGGSMPRARLRARVEALVRARRADPAPRADLLTRLIEAEDPETGQRMGDRDVADNLLTFMVAGHETTALALTWALYLLTLHPEATETIRAEVDAVTGGGAVEAGHVDRLVYTRAVIDEAMRLYPPAPIIPRQATEDVELPGLGLVRKGAPVIIPVYAIQRHRRLWSDPDRFDPTRFLGEAPKSRPRYAYLPFGAGPRICIGMSFALVEAVVVLATLLRGLEVSPVPGFVPELKARITLRPEPGLPMRVLPR; this is encoded by the coding sequence GTGTTGGAGGCGTGCCCCCGCCCTCTCGGCGGCCGGGACGGCCTCCTGGGGGCTCCCCGTCGTATCTGCCTCGCGAAGCCGTGCCGGATCTGGAGATCGCGCCATGAACGCCCCGTCCTCTCCCGCGGTCCCGCCGCCGAGCCGCCGATCCCGGCGCGCGTCGAGCCGATCCGGCTGCCGGCCTCGATCGCGACGCTGTTCCGCACGGTCGCGCGCAATCCGCTCGCGAGCATTCCGGAACAGGCCTATCGCGAGCCCTTCGTGCGCGTGCCGCTGCTCGGCCGCGAGACGTTTCATCTCTGCGATCCCGATCTCGTCCGTGCGGTTCTGCTCGACGGCTCGGATCGCTTCGTGAAGTCCGAGGCGGCGCAGCGGGCGCTGGTGCCGGCGGTCGGTCGGGCGGTGCTGACGGCGGAGGGCGAGCGCTGGCGCTGGCAGCGGCGCGCGCTCGCGCCGATGTTCCGCCCCGAGCGCATCCTCGATTTCGTCCCCGTCATGGTCGCGCGCGCCGAGGCGACGCGCCGCCGCTGGCTGGCGCTCGCCACCGACCCGACGGCGATCACCGACGCGGCCGAGGACATGATGCTGACCACCTTCGACATCGTGCTCGATGCCTTGTTCTCCGGCCCCGACGGGATCGACGTGCCGGCCTTCGCCGCCGACATCACGGCGGCGATGGAGGGACGGGCTGGATCGTCGCCTATACCCTGTTCCGCCTACCCGAATGGACGCCCTATCCGGGCAAGCGGCGGGTCGATGCCGCGCGCGCGGCTGCGGGCCCGGGTCGAAGCGCTGGTTCGGGCACGCCGGGCGGATCCGGCCCCCCGCGCCGACCTGCTGACGCGCCTGATCGAGGCCGAGGATCCCGAGACCGGTCAGCGCATGGGTGACCGCGACGTCGCCGATAATCTGTTGACCTTCATGGTCGCGGGTCACGAGACGACCGCGCTGGCGCTGACCTGGGCGCTCTACCTGCTGACGCTTCACCCGGAGGCGACCGAGACGATCCGGGCCGAAGTCGACGCGGTCACCGGCGGCGGTGCCGTCGAGGCCGGACATGTCGACCGGCTCGTCTACACGCGCGCCGTGATCGACGAGGCGATGCGGCTCTATCCGCCGGCGCCGATCATCCCGCGCCAGGCGACCGAGGACGTCGAACTGCCCGGCCTCGGTCTGGTCCGGAAGGGCGCGCCGGTGATCATCCCGGTCTATGCCATCCAGCGCCACCGGCGGCTCTGGAGCGATCCCGACCGGTTCGATCCGACGCGCTTTCTGGGCGAGGCGCCGAAGAGCCGGCCGCGCTATGCCTATCTGCCGTTCGGGGCGGGGCCGCGCATCTGCATCGGCATGAGCTTCGCGCTCGTCGAGGCGGTCGTCGTCCTGGCGACGCTGCTGCGCGGCCTCGAGGTCTCTCCGGTCCCCGGTTTCGTACCGGAGCTGAAGGCCCGCATCACCCTTCGGCCCGAGCCGGGCCTGCCGATGCGGGTGCTGCCGCGCTGA
- a CDS encoding isocitrate lyase/phosphoenolpyruvate mutase family protein has protein sequence MLDLAEKRRRFRALHAEGCFLLPNPWDVGSLRRLEALGFAAVASTSSGLAWSLGKDDGEVTLDEVLDHLGRLCAATDLPVNADFENGYADDLGGLGSNVARAVAAGVCGVSIEDQRGGALYEQSAAVERIATARAAIDATGADVILVGRAEGALLGHDDGGDLVARLVAYASAGADCLYAPCVTDLGLISEIVAAVAPKPVNVLLWGPDMRVADLVERGVRRVSVGGALAAAAWTGFEAAARLFRDEGRVLPRRTEFR, from the coding sequence ATGCTCGATCTGGCGGAGAAGCGGCGGCGCTTTCGTGCCTTGCATGCGGAAGGGTGTTTTCTTCTGCCCAATCCATGGGATGTCGGTAGCCTGCGACGGTTGGAGGCGCTCGGCTTCGCGGCGGTCGCTTCGACCAGTTCGGGCCTTGCCTGGTCACTCGGCAAGGACGATGGCGAGGTGACGCTCGACGAGGTGCTCGATCATCTCGGCCGCTTGTGCGCGGCGACCGATCTGCCGGTCAATGCCGATTTCGAGAACGGCTATGCCGATGATCTCGGTGGCCTCGGAAGCAATGTGGCCAGGGCGGTCGCCGCGGGCGTGTGCGGTGTTTCGATCGAGGATCAGCGCGGCGGGGCGCTCTATGAACAGTCTGCAGCGGTCGAACGGATCGCGACGGCGCGTGCAGCGATCGATGCGACCGGCGCGGACGTGATACTGGTCGGCCGCGCGGAAGGCGCGCTGCTCGGGCACGACGACGGCGGCGATCTGGTCGCGCGCCTGGTCGCCTATGCGAGCGCCGGAGCGGACTGCCTCTATGCACCCTGCGTCACCGATCTCGGCCTGATATCGGAGATCGTCGCGGCGGTCGCGCCGAAGCCCGTGAACGTTCTGCTCTGGGGGCCCGACATGCGCGTCGCCGACCTGGTCGAGCGGGGTGTCCGGCGCGTGAGCGTCGGCGGCGCATTGGCGGCGGCGGCCTGGACCGGCTTCGAGGCCGCGGCCCGCCTGTTCCGTGACGAGGGGCGTGTGCTTCCGCGGCGCACCGAGTTTCGCTGA
- a CDS encoding replicative DNA helicase translates to MKLPARRVEEAPSALARIAPHNAEAERQLIGAILVNNETYYRVSDFLEPAHFFLEPHRQIFEKIGQMIRAGKVASPITLKTFFPVDHQIADMSVAQYLLRLASDSTTIINADDHGRQIQDLAIRRNLIRIGEDMVNIAFDAPIDMMPRAQIEDAERRLFELAEAGRYDGGFVSFADALRGSIDMAAAAFQRAGKLSGISTGISSLDQRLGGLQRSDLVILAGRPAMGKTSLATNIAFNIAAAYRAEEAPDGTMKAVDGGVVGFFSLEMSSEQLATRIISEQTEIPSNRIRRGDISDQDFEKLVAASQMMQSIPLYVDQTGGISIAQLAARARRLKRQKGLDVLIVDYLQLLTGSSKKGENRVQEITEITTGLKALAKELNVPIVALSQLSRQVENRDDKRPQLADLRESGSIEQDADVVMFVYREEYYLKMKEPAEKGSEAWFKWEADMNRMKGVAEVIVGKQRHGPTGSVELHFAGEVTRFSDLIRDEQLPERHE, encoded by the coding sequence ATGAAGCTCCCCGCACGCCGCGTCGAAGAGGCGCCTTCGGCGCTCGCCCGTATCGCGCCTCACAACGCCGAGGCGGAACGGCAGTTGATCGGCGCGATCCTGGTCAACAACGAGACCTACTACCGCGTCTCGGACTTTCTCGAGCCGGCGCACTTCTTCCTCGAGCCGCATCGGCAGATCTTCGAGAAGATCGGCCAGATGATCCGGGCCGGCAAGGTCGCCTCGCCGATCACGCTGAAGACCTTCTTCCCGGTCGATCACCAGATCGCCGACATGAGCGTCGCGCAGTACCTGCTGCGGCTCGCCTCCGATTCGACCACGATCATCAACGCCGACGACCATGGCCGGCAGATCCAGGACCTCGCGATCCGGCGCAACCTGATCCGGATCGGCGAGGACATGGTCAACATCGCCTTCGATGCGCCGATCGACATGATGCCGCGCGCGCAGATCGAGGACGCCGAGCGCCGTCTGTTCGAACTGGCCGAGGCCGGCCGCTACGACGGCGGTTTCGTCTCCTTCGCCGATGCGCTGCGCGGCTCGATCGACATGGCGGCGGCGGCGTTCCAGCGCGCCGGCAAGCTCTCGGGCATCTCGACCGGCATCTCCTCGCTCGACCAGCGGCTCGGCGGCCTGCAGCGCTCGGACCTCGTGATCCTCGCCGGCCGACCGGCCATGGGCAAGACCTCGCTCGCCACCAACATCGCCTTCAACATCGCCGCCGCCTATCGCGCCGAGGAGGCGCCGGACGGCACGATGAAGGCGGTCGACGGCGGCGTGGTCGGCTTCTTCTCGCTCGAAATGAGTTCCGAACAGCTCGCGACCCGCATCATCTCCGAGCAGACCGAGATCCCGTCGAACCGGATCCGCCGCGGCGACATCTCCGACCAGGATTTCGAGAAGCTGGTCGCCGCCAGCCAGATGATGCAGTCGATCCCGCTCTACGTCGACCAGACCGGCGGCATCTCGATCGCCCAGCTCGCCGCGCGCGCGCGCCGCCTGAAGCGCCAGAAGGGGCTCGACGTCTTGATCGTCGACTACCTGCAGCTGCTGACCGGCTCGTCGAAGAAGGGCGAGAACCGCGTTCAGGAGATCACCGAGATCACGACGGGCCTCAAGGCGCTGGCGAAAGAGCTCAACGTCCCGATCGTCGCGCTGTCGCAGCTCTCGCGCCAGGTCGAGAACCGCGACGACAAGCGTCCGCAGCTCGCCGACCTGCGCGAATCCGGCTCGATCGAGCAGGACGCCGACGTCGTCATGTTCGTCTACCGCGAAGAATACTATCTCAAGATGAAGGAGCCGGCCGAAAAGGGTTCGGAGGCCTGGTTCAAGTGGGAAGCCGACATGAACCGCATGAAGGGCGTCGCCGAAGTCATCGTCGGCAAGCAGCGTCACGGTCCCACGGGCTCGGTCGAACTGCACTTCGCCGGCGAGGTCACGCGCTTCTCGGATCTCATCCGCGACGAGCAACTGCCGGAACGGCACGAATAA
- a CDS encoding CvpA family protein: MDFITLLDGIVIVVMLVSALLAMYRGFLREVLSIGSWVAAAAAAYLLHKQALPYVKPYISSEQVALGVSAAVIFVVTLLVVSYITMKISDFVLDSAFGALDRSAGFLFGAARGLLLIVVAMQFFNWFVEADKQPTWVAKAKSKPVIDFLGQRLVAALPEDAEKTILNKFGKRREDTAPADTQQPDESKLAPQKRTELAPGNPGYKPSEKRGLDQLITGSAKTQ; the protein is encoded by the coding sequence ATGGACTTCATCACGCTTCTCGACGGAATTGTCATCGTCGTGATGCTCGTGTCGGCGTTGCTCGCCATGTATCGCGGTTTCCTGCGCGAGGTTCTGTCGATCGGCTCCTGGGTCGCGGCGGCCGCCGCCGCCTACCTGCTGCACAAGCAGGCGCTGCCCTACGTCAAGCCGTATATTTCCAGCGAGCAGGTCGCACTCGGCGTCTCTGCCGCCGTCATCTTCGTCGTGACGCTGCTGGTCGTCAGCTACATCACCATGAAGATCTCCGATTTCGTGCTCGATTCGGCCTTCGGTGCCCTCGACCGCTCGGCCGGCTTTCTGTTCGGCGCCGCGCGCGGCCTGCTCCTGATCGTGGTCGCGATGCAGTTCTTCAACTGGTTCGTCGAGGCCGACAAGCAGCCGACCTGGGTCGCCAAGGCGAAGTCGAAGCCGGTGATCGACTTCCTCGGCCAGCGGCTCGTCGCCGCCTTGCCGGAGGACGCCGAAAAGACCATCCTGAACAAGTTCGGCAAACGGCGCGAAGATACCGCGCCGGCCGATACGCAGCAGCCCGACGAATCGAAGCTCGCGCCGCAGAAGCGCACGGAACTCGCTCCCGGCAACCCCGGCTACAAGCCGAGCGAGAAACGCGGCCTCGACCAGTTGATCACCGGAAGCGCGAAGACGCAGTAA
- a CDS encoding SDR family NAD(P)-dependent oxidoreductase — protein MTDKPLLGRIVVVTGASRGIGRAAALGVAAAGAHVVAVARTVGGLEELDDAIRAVGGEATLVPLDLKDFPAIDRLGAALYERYGKLDGLVGNAGVLGPISPVGHVDPKDFDEVLAVNVTANYRLIRSLDPLLRLSGRGRAVFLSSGAVRNLRPFWGAYSLSKAALEALVVTYARESETHGIKANLVNPGPMRTKMRAKAMPGEDPETLPAPEALVPHIVRLLGDDVAETGRVWDFPKQAWL, from the coding sequence ATGACGGACAAACCTCTGCTCGGCCGTATCGTCGTCGTCACCGGCGCCTCGCGCGGCATCGGCCGCGCGGCGGCGCTCGGCGTCGCGGCGGCCGGCGCCCATGTGGTCGCGGTGGCGCGCACCGTCGGCGGGCTCGAGGAACTCGACGACGCGATCCGGGCGGTCGGCGGCGAGGCGACACTGGTGCCGCTCGACCTTAAGGACTTTCCGGCGATCGACCGGCTCGGCGCGGCGCTCTACGAGCGGTACGGCAAGCTCGACGGCCTCGTCGGCAATGCCGGCGTGCTCGGGCCGATCTCGCCGGTCGGCCATGTCGATCCCAAGGACTTCGACGAGGTGCTGGCGGTCAACGTTACCGCGAACTATCGGCTGATCCGCTCGCTCGACCCGCTGCTGCGCCTCTCCGGCCGCGGCCGGGCGGTGTTCCTGTCGTCGGGCGCGGTGCGGAACCTCAGGCCGTTCTGGGGCGCCTACTCGCTGTCGAAGGCGGCGCTCGAGGCGCTGGTCGTCACCTACGCGCGCGAGAGCGAGACGCACGGCATCAAGGCCAATCTGGTCAACCCGGGACCGATGCGCACCAAGATGCGCGCCAAGGCGATGCCGGGCGAAGATCCGGAGACACTGCCGGCGCCCGAGGCGTTGGTGCCGCATATCGTGCGCCTGCTCGGCGACGATGTCGCCGAGACGGGTCGCGTGTGGGATTTCCCCAAGCAGGCCTGGCTCTGA
- a CDS encoding alpha/beta hydrolase yields MRIVSAWIARLFALPLAAGLLVAPAAAGPLRDMMRDRIAERVQARIADAPPPDPATILPGSTVATRAYGPAGAQRLDVYTPPGARAAPVLVMVHGGAWRVGDKARAEVVVNKLKHWLPKGFVFVSVNYRMLPEVMADTQADDVAAALRWVQAHAAEFGGDPRRIVLMGHSAGAHLAALLSTEPARVGRPWAGTVVLDTAVLDVPAKMAGRHAGFYDEAFGSDPAYWRKTSPLDHWSPTAVPMLLVCSTERADRPCDEARAFAARTAKGGRTTPVLPEPLSHGAINATLGAPGAYTAAVDAFIADRLR; encoded by the coding sequence ATGCGCATTGTCTCTGCGTGGATCGCCAGGCTCTTCGCGCTGCCCTTGGCGGCCGGCCTGCTCGTGGCGCCAGCCGCGGCCGGGCCGCTGCGCGACATGATGCGCGACCGGATCGCCGAGCGCGTCCAGGCGCGCATCGCCGATGCGCCCCCGCCCGATCCGGCGACGATCCTGCCGGGCAGTACGGTCGCGACCCGCGCCTATGGCCCGGCCGGCGCCCAGCGCCTCGACGTCTATACGCCGCCTGGCGCCCGGGCTGCGCCGGTCCTGGTCATGGTGCATGGCGGCGCGTGGCGGGTCGGGGACAAGGCGCGCGCCGAGGTCGTCGTCAACAAGCTGAAGCACTGGCTGCCGAAGGGCTTCGTGTTCGTCAGCGTCAACTATCGCATGCTGCCCGAAGTCATGGCCGATACCCAGGCCGACGACGTCGCTGCCGCGCTCCGGTGGGTGCAGGCGCATGCGGCCGAATTCGGCGGCGATCCGCGCCGGATCGTGCTGATGGGCCATTCCGCCGGCGCCCATCTCGCCGCGCTGCTGTCGACCGAACCCGCGCGCGTCGGACGGCCCTGGGCCGGCACGGTCGTGCTCGACACGGCCGTGCTCGACGTGCCCGCCAAGATGGCCGGCCGCCATGCCGGCTTCTACGACGAGGCTTTCGGGAGCGATCCGGCCTATTGGCGCAAGACCTCGCCGCTCGACCATTGGTCGCCGACGGCCGTGCCGATGCTGCTCGTCTGCTCGACCGAGCGTGCCGATCGCCCCTGCGACGAGGCGCGCGCCTTCGCGGCCCGGACGGCGAAGGGCGGCCGGACGACGCCGGTGCTGCCCGAGCCGCTGAGCCACGGCGCGATCAACGCGACCCTCGGTGCTCCCGGCGCCTACACGGCCGCGGTCGACGCCTTCATCGCCGACCGCCTGCGCTGA